From a single Micromonospora carbonacea genomic region:
- a CDS encoding histidinol-phosphate transaminase, with protein MTTLDELPIRDDLRGLTPYGAPQLDVPVRLNTNENSYPVPEAVVDAIGKALTAELRDLNRYPDRDAVALRADLAAYLGHGLTAGQVWAANGSNEIQQQLLQAFGGPGRTALGFTPAYSMHPLLALGTGTRWVPAERGVDFGLTADEAVAQVRAHRPDVVFLCSPNNPTGTALDPAVVAAVLDAAPGMVVVDEAYAEFARPGTVSALAVLPGHPRLVVTRTMSKAFGFAGGRLGYLAADPAVVAAVQLVRLPYHLSALTQAAARAALAHRDALLATVEAIMGQRDRIVAGLRARGLRVADSDANFVLFRVGGDQAVAWRALLEQGVLVRDVGLPGWLRVTAGTPAETDAFLTAMESL; from the coding sequence GTGACGACCCTCGACGAGCTGCCGATCCGCGACGACCTGCGGGGCCTGACCCCCTACGGCGCCCCGCAGCTCGACGTGCCGGTGCGGCTGAACACCAACGAGAACTCCTACCCGGTGCCCGAGGCGGTGGTCGACGCGATCGGCAAGGCCCTCACCGCCGAGCTGCGCGACCTCAACCGCTACCCCGACCGCGACGCCGTGGCGCTGCGCGCCGACCTGGCGGCCTACCTCGGGCACGGGCTCACCGCCGGGCAGGTCTGGGCGGCCAACGGCTCCAACGAGATCCAGCAGCAGCTCCTCCAGGCGTTCGGCGGGCCGGGGCGCACGGCGCTCGGCTTCACGCCGGCGTACTCGATGCACCCGCTGCTGGCGCTCGGCACCGGCACCCGGTGGGTGCCGGCGGAGCGCGGAGTCGACTTCGGGCTGACCGCCGACGAGGCGGTGGCCCAGGTCCGCGCGCACCGCCCCGACGTGGTGTTCCTCTGCTCGCCGAACAACCCGACGGGCACGGCGCTGGACCCGGCGGTGGTCGCCGCCGTGCTCGACGCCGCGCCCGGCATGGTGGTGGTCGACGAGGCGTACGCCGAGTTCGCCCGCCCCGGCACGGTCAGCGCCCTCGCGGTGCTGCCCGGCCACCCGAGGCTGGTGGTGACCCGCACGATGAGCAAGGCGTTCGGCTTCGCCGGCGGCCGGCTGGGCTATCTCGCGGCCGACCCGGCGGTGGTGGCGGCGGTGCAGCTCGTGCGGCTGCCCTACCACCTGTCGGCGCTCACCCAGGCCGCCGCCCGCGCGGCGCTGGCGCACCGCGACGCCCTGCTGGCCACGGTCGAGGCGATCATGGGGCAGCGGGACCGGATCGTCGCCGGGCTGCGCGCCCGCGGCCTGCGGGTCGCCGACAGCGACGCCAACTTCGTCCTGTTCCGGGTCGGCGGCGACCAGGCGGTGGCCTGGCGCGCGCTGCTGGAGCAGGGGGTGCTCGTGCGCGACGTCGGGCTGCCCGGCTGGCTGCGGGTCACCGCCGGCACCCCCGCCGAGACCGACGCCTTCCTCACCGCGATGGAGAGTTTGTGA
- a CDS encoding RidA family protein — translation MTVTRLGSGGPWEALYGYSRVVRAGDRAVTAGCTATVDGRVVHVGDAAAQTAQALRIGLAALAEVGAGPGDVVRTRMYVTDRAHADEVGRAHNAVFGAVRPAATLVVVAALLDPEHLVEVELEAYLGDR, via the coding sequence GTGACGGTCACCCGGCTGGGCTCGGGCGGCCCCTGGGAGGCGCTCTACGGCTACTCCCGGGTCGTCCGGGCCGGCGACCGGGCCGTCACGGCCGGCTGCACGGCGACCGTCGACGGCCGGGTGGTGCACGTGGGGGACGCCGCCGCGCAGACCGCGCAGGCGCTGCGGATCGGCCTGGCGGCCCTCGCCGAGGTCGGCGCGGGGCCCGGCGACGTGGTGCGCACCCGGATGTACGTGACGGACCGCGCGCACGCCGACGAGGTGGGCCGGGCCCACAACGCGGTGTTCGGGGCGGTCCGGCCGGCGGCGACCCTGGTCGTGGTGGCCGCCCTGCTCGACCCCGAGCACCTGGTCGAGGTGGAGCTGGAGGCGTACCTCGGCGACCGCTGA
- a CDS encoding MinD/ParA family ATP-binding protein, whose protein sequence is MALGGRALDGTETSWGRPAEPAPRWRALLDRARLGGRTAEQAEADRHAEEAARAAPEPLPRRGSGNGYAGRAAIGPPGEQPYAAEPGYPAEPARGGYRAGASYRVDPAYRIDPSYQPEQAGYPADPLGYQPEPPGYQPEAPSYQPEQAGYPADPLGYQPEPPGYQPEPTYPAEPSWRSGPGRPDPEPPRRADPPPPAQSRYSLLDGGGYRPEPAPVESRYSLLDGGGYRPEPAYPPPLAEPVYQPPMVEPAYPPPPAEPVYHPPPAEPVYRAEAAYQPVADPVYQPPPGPPAVVERGYPARIEWRAQSAESELERAAGVLRRDLGTPRVLAFANPKGGVHKTTATVLAAATVGSVRGRGVLAWDDNELRGTLGLRAGSARHARTIRHLIHDLAQIEILEGSTLLGSLDDYLRHAADGSYDVLAGEESPRFAQRLDQFTVKRVLELLRRTHDVVCVDTGNNVESPNWRTVMQAADQLVVTTVPREDAAFSADWMLDLLHEVGMGELADNAVTLISCPTPGRSPLQTDLERHFATRTRAVAVVPYDPALETGSSIEYHQLQPETRQAWLRAASVMLEPFAR, encoded by the coding sequence ATGGCGCTGGGAGGGCGAGCCTTGGACGGCACGGAGACCAGCTGGGGTCGGCCGGCCGAACCAGCACCGCGGTGGCGGGCGCTGCTCGACCGGGCCCGGCTCGGTGGTCGCACCGCGGAGCAGGCCGAGGCAGACCGCCACGCCGAGGAGGCGGCCCGCGCGGCGCCGGAGCCGCTGCCCCGGCGCGGGTCCGGCAACGGCTATGCCGGGCGGGCGGCGATCGGCCCGCCGGGGGAGCAGCCGTACGCCGCGGAGCCCGGCTATCCGGCCGAGCCGGCGCGCGGCGGCTACCGGGCCGGGGCGAGCTACCGGGTGGACCCGGCCTACCGGATCGACCCGTCCTACCAGCCGGAGCAGGCGGGCTACCCGGCCGATCCGCTGGGCTACCAGCCGGAGCCCCCTGGCTACCAGCCGGAGGCCCCGTCCTACCAGCCGGAGCAGGCGGGCTACCCGGCCGATCCGCTGGGCTACCAGCCCGAGCCCCCCGGCTACCAGCCCGAGCCGACCTATCCGGCCGAGCCGTCGTGGCGGTCCGGCCCCGGGCGACCCGACCCGGAGCCGCCGCGCCGCGCCGACCCGCCGCCGCCCGCCCAGTCGCGCTACTCGCTGCTCGACGGCGGCGGCTACCGCCCCGAGCCCGCGCCGGTCGAGTCCCGCTACTCGCTGCTCGACGGCGGCGGCTACCGCCCCGAGCCCGCCTACCCGCCGCCCCTGGCCGAGCCGGTCTACCAGCCGCCCATGGTGGAGCCCGCCTACCCGCCGCCCCCGGCGGAGCCGGTCTACCATCCGCCGCCGGCCGAGCCGGTCTACCGGGCCGAGGCCGCCTACCAGCCCGTCGCCGATCCGGTCTACCAGCCGCCGCCCGGGCCGCCCGCCGTGGTCGAGCGGGGCTACCCGGCCCGCATCGAGTGGCGGGCGCAGAGCGCCGAGAGCGAGCTGGAACGCGCCGCCGGGGTGCTCCGCCGTGACCTGGGCACGCCCCGGGTGCTCGCCTTCGCCAACCCCAAGGGCGGGGTGCACAAGACCACCGCCACGGTGCTGGCCGCCGCCACCGTCGGCAGCGTACGCGGCCGGGGCGTGCTCGCCTGGGACGACAACGAGCTGCGCGGCACCCTCGGGCTGCGGGCCGGCAGCGCCCGGCACGCCCGGACGATCCGGCACCTGATCCACGACCTCGCCCAGATCGAGATCCTGGAGGGCTCCACCCTGCTGGGCAGCCTCGACGACTACCTGCGGCACGCCGCCGACGGCTCGTACGACGTGCTGGCCGGGGAGGAGAGCCCCCGGTTCGCCCAGCGGCTCGACCAGTTCACCGTCAAGCGGGTGCTGGAGCTGCTGCGGCGCACGCACGACGTGGTCTGCGTGGACACCGGCAACAACGTGGAGAGCCCCAACTGGCGCACGGTGATGCAGGCCGCCGACCAGCTCGTGGTGACCACCGTGCCCCGGGAGGACGCCGCGTTCAGCGCCGACTGGATGCTCGACCTGCTGCACGAGGTCGGCATGGGCGAGCTGGCCGACAACGCCGTCACCCTGATCTCCTGCCCGACGCCGGGCCGCTCGCCGTTGCAGACCGACCTGGAGCGGCACTTCGCCACCCGCACCCGGGCGGTGGCCGTGGTGCCGTACGACCCGGCGCTGGAGACCGGCTCGTCGATCGAATACCACCAGCTCCAGCCGGAGACCCGGCAGGCGTGGCTGCGCGCGGCGTCGGTCATGCTGGAGCCCTTCGCCCGCTGA
- the hisH gene encoding imidazole glycerol phosphate synthase subunit HisH: MGDLVKRVVVLDYGSGNLRSAERALARAGADVTVTADLAAAAGADGLVVPGVGAYAACMAGIEALGAGPVIAERVAAGLPVLGICVGMQVLFEHGDEHGVVTKGLGLLPGGVTRLPAARLPHMGWNTVRPPASSVLFAGLPADSRFYFVHSYGVVDAGALAASGAAVTTAHHEADFVAAVERGALSAAQFHPEKSADTGAALLRNWLGTVPAGG, from the coding sequence ATGGGTGATCTGGTCAAGCGGGTCGTGGTGCTCGACTACGGCTCGGGCAACCTGCGTTCGGCCGAGCGGGCCCTGGCGCGGGCCGGCGCCGACGTCACCGTCACCGCCGACCTGGCCGCCGCCGCCGGGGCCGACGGGCTGGTGGTGCCGGGCGTGGGCGCGTACGCCGCCTGCATGGCCGGGATCGAGGCGCTCGGCGCGGGCCCGGTCATCGCCGAGCGGGTCGCCGCCGGCCTGCCGGTGCTGGGCATCTGCGTGGGCATGCAGGTGCTCTTCGAGCACGGCGACGAGCACGGCGTGGTCACCAAGGGGCTCGGGCTGCTGCCGGGCGGGGTGACCCGGCTGCCCGCCGCCCGGCTGCCGCACATGGGCTGGAACACGGTGCGGCCCCCGGCGTCGTCGGTGCTCTTCGCGGGCCTGCCCGCCGACAGCCGCTTCTACTTCGTCCACTCCTACGGGGTGGTCGACGCGGGCGCGCTGGCGGCGTCGGGCGCGGCGGTGACCACCGCCCACCACGAGGCGGACTTCGTGGCAGCGGTGGAGCGGGGCGCGCTCTCGGCCGCCCAGTTCCACCCGGAGAAGTCGGCCGACACCGGCGCGGCGCTGCTGCGCAACTGGCTCGGCACCGTGCCCGCCGGTGGCTGA
- the hisD gene encoding histidinol dehydrogenase, which translates to MLNRIDLRGGVRDPRRLLPRAQLDVSVAVERIRPLVEAVREHGYPAIREASERFDGVSPERLRVPAEAIAEAEGTLDPQVRAALLESISRARRVHADQRRVDHTTQVVPGGTVTERWVPVDRVGLYVPGGLAMYPSTVVMNVVPAQAAGVRSLVVASPPQQENGGLPDARVLAACALLGVDEVYAVGGAQAVAMLAYGATVDPDGAQRCDPVDMITGPGNIWVTAAKRLLRGVVGIDAEAGPTEIAILADDTADPAHVAADLVSQAEHDPLAASVLVTCSVALADAVEAELARQVPATKHADRVTTALTGEQSGVVLVDDLEAGLRVVDAYAAEHLEIQTENAREWALRVRNAGAIFVGAWSPVSLGDYCAGSNHVLPTGGCARHSSGLSVQSFLRGIHLVEYTHDALREVAPHVVTLAGVEDLPAHGQAVAVRFPGEGR; encoded by the coding sequence GTGTTGAATCGGATCGACCTGCGCGGCGGCGTCCGTGACCCCCGCCGCCTGCTGCCCCGTGCCCAGCTCGACGTCTCCGTGGCGGTCGAGCGGATCCGCCCCCTCGTGGAGGCGGTCCGCGAGCATGGGTACCCGGCGATCCGCGAGGCGAGCGAGCGCTTCGACGGGGTCTCGCCGGAGCGGCTGCGGGTGCCGGCCGAGGCGATCGCCGAGGCCGAGGGGACGCTCGACCCCCAGGTCCGCGCCGCCCTGCTGGAGTCGATCAGCCGGGCCCGCAGGGTCCACGCCGACCAGCGCCGCGTCGACCACACCACCCAGGTGGTGCCCGGCGGCACCGTCACCGAGCGCTGGGTCCCCGTCGACCGGGTCGGCCTCTACGTCCCCGGCGGCCTGGCGATGTACCCGTCGACCGTGGTGATGAACGTGGTCCCCGCCCAGGCGGCCGGCGTCCGGTCGCTGGTCGTGGCCAGCCCGCCGCAGCAGGAGAACGGCGGCCTGCCCGACGCCCGGGTCCTCGCGGCCTGCGCGCTGCTCGGCGTCGACGAGGTCTACGCCGTCGGCGGCGCGCAGGCGGTGGCGATGCTGGCCTACGGCGCGACGGTCGACCCCGACGGCGCGCAGCGCTGCGACCCCGTCGACATGATCACCGGCCCGGGCAACATCTGGGTCACCGCCGCGAAGCGGCTGCTGCGCGGCGTGGTCGGCATCGACGCCGAGGCCGGCCCCACCGAGATCGCGATCCTCGCCGACGACACCGCCGACCCGGCGCACGTCGCCGCCGACCTGGTCAGCCAGGCCGAGCACGACCCCCTCGCGGCCAGCGTGCTGGTCACCTGCTCGGTCGCGCTGGCCGACGCCGTCGAGGCCGAGCTGGCCCGGCAGGTGCCGGCGACCAAGCACGCCGACCGGGTCACCACCGCGCTGACCGGCGAGCAGAGCGGCGTGGTGCTGGTCGACGACCTGGAGGCGGGCCTGCGGGTGGTCGACGCGTACGCCGCCGAGCACCTGGAGATCCAGACCGAGAACGCCCGCGAGTGGGCGCTGCGGGTCCGCAACGCCGGGGCGATCTTCGTCGGCGCGTGGTCGCCGGTGTCGCTCGGCGACTACTGCGCCGGCTCCAACCACGTGCTGCCCACCGGCGGCTGCGCCCGGCACTCCTCCGGCCTGTCCGTGCAGTCCTTCCTGCGCGGCATCCACCTGGTGGAATACACCCACGACGCGCTGCGCGAGGTGGCCCCGCACGTGGTGACCCTGGCCGGCGTCGAGGACCTGCCGGCCCACGGCCAGGCGGTCGCCGTCCGCTTCCCGGGGGAGGGCCGGTGA
- the priA gene encoding bifunctional 1-(5-phosphoribosyl)-5-((5-phosphoribosylamino)methylideneamino)imidazole-4-carboxamide isomerase/phosphoribosylanthranilate isomerase PriA, whose product MSLTLLPAVDVADGQAVRLVQGAAGSETAYGDPLEAALAWQRDGAEWIHLVDLDAAFGRGSNAALLADVVGRLDVQVELSGGIRDDASLRAALGTGAARVNIGTAALEDPEWCDRICGEYGDRVAIGLDVRGRTLAARGWTRDGGDLYEVLERLDKAGASRYVVTDITKDGTMRGPNLDLLREVCSRTDAPVIASGGVSTLDDLRALATLEPVGVEGVIAGKALYAGAFTVREALDVLAAA is encoded by the coding sequence TTGAGCCTCACCCTGTTGCCCGCCGTGGACGTCGCCGACGGCCAGGCCGTCCGGCTCGTGCAGGGCGCCGCCGGCAGCGAGACCGCCTACGGCGACCCCCTGGAGGCGGCGCTGGCCTGGCAGCGCGACGGCGCGGAGTGGATCCACCTGGTCGACCTGGACGCGGCGTTCGGCCGGGGCTCCAACGCCGCGCTGCTGGCCGACGTGGTGGGCCGGCTGGACGTGCAGGTGGAGCTGTCCGGCGGGATCCGCGACGACGCGTCGCTACGGGCCGCCCTGGGCACCGGCGCGGCGCGGGTCAACATCGGCACCGCCGCGCTGGAGGACCCCGAGTGGTGCGACCGGATCTGCGGCGAGTACGGCGACCGCGTCGCCATCGGGCTGGACGTGCGCGGCCGTACCCTGGCGGCGCGGGGCTGGACCCGCGACGGCGGCGACCTCTACGAGGTGCTGGAGCGGCTCGACAAGGCGGGCGCCTCCCGCTACGTGGTGACCGACATCACCAAGGACGGCACGATGCGCGGGCCGAACCTGGACCTGCTGCGCGAGGTCTGCTCCCGCACCGACGCCCCGGTGATCGCCTCGGGCGGCGTCTCGACGCTGGACGACCTGCGCGCCCTGGCCACCCTGGAGCCGGTCGGCGTGGAGGGCGTGATCGCCGGCAAGGCGCTGTACGCGGGCGCGTTCACCGTGCGAGAGGCCCTCGACGTGCTCGCCGCCGCGTGA
- a CDS encoding DUF2567 domain-containing protein produces MSPDTSDADRPAPRPDPTAGPVPEPSAVPPPDPFAGPPAHQPPPGPFGAPPAGPVPADPAPPERRPGRVAGVALGAAALVTALGVPLGLLWAAVAPDTPVVKTAEGAVYAQPQPEQPIAADGWFSLLGLGFGVLAALGLWVLLRRRRGPVGLLAGAAGGLGAALVAWQVGRRVGLSAYERLLATAPDGEAFTKPADLRAGGLHRLFDVLPLPYGNLLLPAFGAAVTYTLLAGWSRWPSLRPEPEPDLSWAYAVPAGAGPQVSSGPVDSPAPTAAPEPPAPGAAGSPRG; encoded by the coding sequence GTGAGCCCGGACACCTCCGACGCCGACCGTCCCGCGCCCCGTCCCGACCCGACCGCCGGGCCGGTCCCCGAGCCGTCGGCCGTCCCGCCCCCCGACCCGTTCGCCGGGCCCCCGGCCCACCAGCCGCCCCCCGGCCCGTTCGGCGCGCCGCCGGCCGGTCCGGTTCCCGCCGACCCGGCCCCGCCCGAGCGCCGGCCGGGCCGGGTGGCCGGGGTGGCGCTGGGCGCGGCGGCCCTGGTGACCGCGCTGGGCGTCCCGCTGGGGCTGCTCTGGGCGGCCGTCGCCCCCGACACCCCGGTGGTCAAGACCGCCGAGGGGGCCGTCTACGCCCAGCCGCAGCCGGAGCAGCCGATCGCCGCCGACGGCTGGTTCAGCCTGCTCGGGCTCGGCTTCGGCGTGCTCGCCGCGCTGGGCCTGTGGGTGCTGCTGCGGCGGCGGCGCGGCCCCGTCGGGCTGCTCGCCGGTGCGGCCGGTGGCCTCGGCGCGGCCCTGGTGGCCTGGCAGGTCGGCCGGCGGGTGGGCCTGTCGGCGTACGAGCGGCTGCTGGCGACCGCGCCGGACGGGGAGGCGTTCACCAAGCCCGCCGACCTGCGCGCCGGTGGCCTGCACCGGCTGTTCGACGTGCTGCCCCTGCCGTACGGCAACCTGCTGCTGCCGGCGTTCGGCGCGGCCGTGACGTACACCCTGCTGGCCGGCTGGTCGCGGTGGCCGTCACTGCGCCCGGAGCCCGAGCCGGACCTGTCCTGGGCCTACGCCGTGCCGGCCGGCGCCGGGCCGCAGGTCAGTTCGGGGCCGGTGGACTCGCCAGCTCCGACAGCGGCACCGGAACCGCCCGCACCTGGCGCAGCAGGGTCGCCTCGCGGTTGA
- a CDS encoding LON peptidase substrate-binding domain-containing protein, which translates to MTARLPIFPLGTVLFPGLVLPLHIFEERYRALVRHLTGLPEGAPREFGVVAIRAGWEVAPGTPGRPVPGVGGVTLHEVGCTAELRQVTELADGGFDIVTVGRRRFRVVRLDETTEPYLTAEVEWLPEPGGPDEAADLLAARVIAVFRQYLGLIRPDPEDISEQLPEDPTVLSHLVAATAMLTVDDRQRLLAVDDTAARLRAELRLLNREATLLRQVRAVPVPLSELASPPAPN; encoded by the coding sequence GTGACTGCGCGGTTGCCGATCTTCCCCCTCGGGACGGTGCTCTTCCCCGGCCTGGTGCTGCCGCTGCACATCTTCGAGGAGCGCTACCGGGCCCTCGTGCGCCACCTCACGGGCCTGCCCGAGGGCGCGCCCCGGGAGTTCGGCGTGGTGGCCATCCGGGCCGGCTGGGAGGTCGCCCCCGGCACGCCGGGGCGGCCCGTGCCCGGGGTCGGCGGGGTCACGCTGCACGAGGTCGGCTGCACCGCCGAGCTGCGGCAGGTGACCGAGCTGGCCGACGGCGGCTTCGACATCGTCACCGTGGGGCGGCGGCGGTTCCGCGTCGTGCGGCTCGACGAGACCACCGAGCCCTACCTGACGGCCGAGGTGGAGTGGCTGCCCGAGCCGGGCGGCCCCGACGAGGCCGCCGACCTGCTCGCGGCCCGGGTGATCGCGGTGTTCCGGCAATATCTCGGGCTGATCCGCCCCGACCCGGAGGACATCTCCGAGCAGCTTCCGGAGGACCCGACGGTGCTGTCCCACCTGGTCGCCGCGACCGCCATGCTGACCGTCGACGACCGGCAGCGGCTGCTCGCGGTCGACGACACCGCCGCCCGGCTCCGCGCCGAGCTGCGGCTGCTCAACCGCGAGGCGACCCTGCTGCGCCAGGTGCGGGCGGTTCCGGTGCCGCTGTCGGAGCTGGCGAGTCCACCGGCCCCGAACTGA
- a CDS encoding organic hydroperoxide resistance protein: MQVLYTANARATGDGRDGHVRTSDGTFDLDLAVPKEMGGAGGAANPEQLFAAGYAACFHSALRLVARRAKADVTGSVVGAEVGIGANGSGGFGLAVTLVVDLPAVPRPAAEQLVEQAHQVCPYSNATRGNVEVALTVREALAA, translated from the coding sequence ATGCAGGTCCTCTACACCGCCAACGCCCGGGCCACCGGCGACGGCCGCGACGGCCACGTCCGCACCTCCGACGGCACCTTCGACCTCGACCTCGCGGTCCCGAAGGAGATGGGCGGCGCGGGCGGCGCGGCGAACCCGGAGCAGCTCTTCGCCGCCGGCTACGCCGCCTGCTTCCACTCCGCGCTGCGCCTGGTGGCGCGGCGGGCCAAGGCCGACGTCACCGGCTCCGTCGTCGGCGCCGAGGTGGGCATCGGCGCCAACGGCAGCGGCGGCTTCGGCCTGGCCGTCACCCTCGTGGTGGACCTGCCGGCCGTCCCCCGGCCCGCCGCCGAGCAGCTCGTCGAGCAGGCCCACCAGGTCTGCCCCTACTCGAACGCGACCCGGGGCAACGTCGAGGTCGCCCTCACCGTCCGCGAGGCCCTCGCCGCCTGA
- a CDS encoding MarR family winged helix-turn-helix transcriptional regulator: MTDDLVLGRQVCFALYAASRALTDVYRPILDEFGLTYPQYLVLLVLWERGDDAPTVSELGAALRLDSGTLSPLLKRLEAAGVLVRSRSAADERRVEVRLTDAGRALRERMCGVPLRVALATGLTEAELIGLRDTLNRVTETIHRQKEK; this comes from the coding sequence GTGACCGACGATCTGGTGCTGGGACGGCAGGTGTGCTTCGCGCTCTACGCCGCGTCGCGCGCCCTCACCGACGTCTACCGGCCGATCCTCGACGAGTTCGGGCTCACCTACCCGCAGTACCTGGTGCTGCTGGTGCTCTGGGAGCGCGGCGACGACGCGCCCACCGTCTCCGAGCTGGGCGCCGCCCTGCGGCTGGACTCCGGCACGCTCTCCCCGCTGCTCAAGCGGCTGGAGGCCGCCGGGGTGCTGGTCCGGTCGCGGTCCGCGGCCGACGAACGGCGGGTGGAGGTGCGCCTCACCGACGCGGGCCGCGCGCTGCGCGAGCGGATGTGCGGCGTGCCGCTGCGGGTGGCGCTGGCCACCGGGCTCACCGAGGCCGAGCTGATCGGGCTGCGCGACACCCTCAACCGGGTCACCGAGACGATCCACCGACAGAAGGAGAAGTGA
- a CDS encoding NADP-dependent oxidoreductase: MTVNREIHLASRPEGWPTADNFRLVETEVPTPGPGQLVVRNQFMSVDPYMRGRMNDVKSYVPPFALDAPLDGGAVGEVVAGEGNGIGPGDTVLHGLGWREYALVDARGARRVDPTIAPVSAYLGVLGMTGLTAYAGLLDVAAMQPGESVFVSGAAGAVGSMVGQIAKLKGAALVVGSAGSPAKVERLRALGFDAAFDYHDGPVADQLRAAAPKGIDVYFDNVGGEHLEAAIGALRLHGRAAICGMIAQYNATEPPAAPRNLAQLIGKRLTLRGFLVGDHGHLRDQFVQEVAGWLREGRLSYDETVVDGIAAAPDAFLGLLRGENLGKMLVRL, encoded by the coding sequence GTGACCGTCAACCGTGAGATCCACCTCGCCTCCCGCCCCGAGGGGTGGCCGACCGCCGACAACTTCCGGCTCGTCGAGACCGAGGTGCCCACCCCGGGTCCCGGGCAGCTCGTGGTCCGCAACCAGTTCATGTCCGTCGACCCGTACATGCGGGGCCGGATGAACGACGTCAAGTCGTACGTGCCGCCGTTCGCCCTCGACGCCCCGCTCGACGGCGGCGCGGTCGGCGAGGTGGTGGCCGGCGAGGGCAACGGGATCGGCCCCGGCGACACCGTCCTGCACGGCCTCGGCTGGCGGGAGTACGCCCTGGTCGACGCCCGGGGAGCCCGCAGGGTCGACCCGACGATCGCCCCGGTGAGCGCCTACCTGGGCGTGCTCGGCATGACCGGGCTGACCGCGTACGCCGGCCTGCTCGACGTGGCCGCCATGCAGCCCGGGGAGAGCGTCTTCGTCTCCGGCGCGGCCGGGGCGGTGGGCAGCATGGTCGGCCAGATCGCCAAGCTGAAGGGCGCCGCCCTGGTGGTCGGCAGCGCCGGCTCGCCGGCCAAGGTCGAGCGGCTGCGGGCGCTCGGCTTCGACGCCGCGTTCGACTACCACGACGGCCCCGTCGCCGACCAGCTCAGGGCCGCCGCCCCGAAGGGGATCGACGTGTACTTCGACAACGTCGGCGGCGAGCACCTGGAGGCCGCGATCGGCGCGCTGCGCCTGCACGGGCGGGCCGCGATCTGCGGCATGATCGCCCAGTACAACGCCACCGAGCCGCCGGCCGCCCCGCGCAACCTGGCGCAGCTCATCGGCAAGCGGCTCACCCTGCGCGGCTTCCTCGTCGGCGACCACGGCCACCTGCGCGACCAGTTCGTCCAGGAGGTCGCCGGCTGGCTGCGCGAGGGCAGGCTCTCGTACGACGAGACGGTCGTCGACGGCATCGCCGCCGCCCCGGACGCCTTCCTCGGCCTGCTGCGCGGCGAGAACCTCGGCAAGATGCTGGTGCGCCTGTAA
- the hisB gene encoding imidazoleglycerol-phosphate dehydratase HisB yields MSRTARVERITKETKVLVEIDLDGAGRAEIGTGVGFYDHMLHQIARHGGFDLTVRTVGDLEIDAHHTMEDTALALGAAFDQALGDKAGIRRYGSATVPMDEVLVRAAVDLSGRPYVVHDEPALAPYIGPVYPTSMTRHIWESFGQAARITLHVDVLRAARPGGHPDAHHVVEAQFKAVSRALREATALDPRSAGAIPSTKGAL; encoded by the coding sequence ATGAGCCGCACCGCCCGGGTCGAGCGGATCACCAAGGAGACCAAGGTGCTCGTCGAGATCGACCTCGACGGCGCCGGCCGGGCCGAGATCGGCACCGGCGTCGGCTTCTACGACCACATGCTGCACCAGATCGCCCGGCACGGCGGCTTCGACCTGACCGTGCGCACCGTCGGCGACCTGGAGATCGACGCCCACCACACGATGGAGGACACGGCGCTCGCCCTGGGCGCCGCGTTCGACCAGGCGCTGGGCGACAAGGCCGGCATCCGGCGGTACGGCTCGGCGACCGTCCCGATGGACGAGGTCCTCGTCCGGGCCGCCGTCGACCTGTCGGGCCGCCCGTACGTGGTGCACGACGAGCCGGCGCTGGCCCCGTACATCGGGCCGGTCTACCCGACCAGCATGACCCGGCACATCTGGGAGTCCTTCGGCCAGGCGGCCCGCATCACCCTGCACGTGGACGTGCTGCGCGCGGCCCGCCCCGGCGGCCACCCCGACGCCCACCACGTCGTGGAGGCCCAGTTCAAGGCGGTCTCCCGCGCCCTGCGGGAGGCCACGGCGCTCGACCCCCGGTCGGCCGGCGCGATCCCCAGCACGAAGGGCGCGCTGTAG